A stretch of Coccidioides posadasii str. Silveira chromosome 2, complete sequence DNA encodes these proteins:
- a CDS encoding uncharacterized protein (EggNog:ENOG410PIR9~COG:U~BUSCO:13806at33183) — protein MKVFASECTFDYSWEEVSTANWRKYCPWNNKSTHVVAVDVLSRTFDPESGILRTERLITCNQSAPQWILNLFGGSSTSHVYEVSYVDPSSKKVTMCSTNLTWSNVLSVRETVIYQPSQSMPASRTDFRQDAQITALCGGWQKLKNKIEELSVETFSQNAKKGREGFEAVLEMSRRVFREQKEMEALQQVPQ, from the exons ATGAAAGTTTTCGCGTCGGAATGCACGTTCGATTACTCGTGGGAAGAGGTATCCACTGCTAACTGGCGTAAATACTGCCCGTGGAATAACAAGTCCACGCATGTCGTTGCCGTCGATGTCCTTTCGCGAACATTCGATCCAGAATCTGGAATT TTACGAACGGAGCGTTTAATCACATGCAACCAGTCTGCTCCGCAATGGATCCTTAACCTTTTTGGAGGTTCTTCGACATCGCATGTCTACGAAGTCTCCTATGTCGACCCGTCTTCGAAGAAAGTCACTATGTGTTCCACAAACTTAACCTGGTCAAACGTTCTTAGCGTCCGCGAAACTGTCATCTATCAACCATCTCAATCAATGCCGGCATCGAGGACGGACTTTAGACAAGACGCACAGATAACCGCTCTCTGTGGTGGATGGCAAAAATTAAAGAACAAAATCGAGGAACTTAGCGTGGAAACATTTAGCCAGAACGCAAAGAAGGGGCGGGAAGGGTTTGAGGCTGTCCTTGAAATGAGTCGGAGGGTGTTTAGAGAGcagaaagagatggaggCGTTGCAGCAGGTGCCCCAATGA
- a CDS encoding uncharacterized protein (EggNog:ENOG410PM8W~COG:S): MEPTRMKNMYAATSAFESVNGMAGVTPQTPATAYGVQNASAIYLHIHETSAKRIQTLDYLRKAHEGRVYWFNTIHFTRADVSRLPYFEKRKLARRAINYLLLGLSVPPILDVSSNPFEYLRSFNALLIEFEAFQQIHPADGGSASTLARARIPQMFKRSTHTGTKARRASSATEIGLPMQSSDQSELKAMTGNIASATNAASAVATFPSISESSDLLPGEEYTYLLTPTLPFDPDFFETYATLCDVLIDCYSRLMSLVSSPSLCTGALGEMFAKADSRLRKVIMSSVVREFEDASRSSVKGEVAGVSRVVLGGLLG; encoded by the exons ATGGAACCGACCCGAATGAAAAATATGTACGCCGCAACATCTGCATTTGAATCGGTTAATGGGATGGCTGGCGTCACACCACAAACCCCTGCTACAGCCTACGGCGTCCAGAATGCAAGCGCGATATATCTCCATATTCACGAAACCTCAGCCAAGAGAATACAGACCCTTGATTATCTACGAAAGGC CCATGAAGGGCGAGTTTATTGGTTTAACACTATCCATTTTACCCGGGCTGATGTTTCCCGACTCCCATATTTTGAGAAGCGAAAGCTTGCCCGTCGAGCGATCAATTATCTGCTGCTAGGGTTGTCCGTACCTCCAATCCTAGATGTCAGCTCGAACCCGTTCGAATATCTCCGATCATTTAACGCGCTCCTTATTGAATTCGAGGCATTCCAGCAAATTCACCCGGCCGATGGCGGTTCTGCATCGACTCTCGCGCGGGCGCGAATTCCACAAATGTTCAAGCGATCAACTCACACTGGCACCAAAGCTCGGCGAGCAAGCTCAGCGACCGAAATAGGACTGCCCATGCAATCAAGCGATCAGTCAGAGCTCAAAGCAATGACGGGGAATATCGCGTCTGCCACAAATGCTGCCTCCGCAGTGGCCACCTTTCCATCCATTTCCGAATCTTCAGATCTACTTCCGGGGGAAGAATATACTTATCTCTTGACCCCCACACTACCCTTCGACCCGGACTTTTTCGAGACATATGCGACATTATGCGACGTCCTCATTGACTGCTATAGTAGATTGATGAGTTTAGTGTCGAGCCCTTCGCTTTGCACCGGTGCATTGGGAGAAATGTTTGCGAAGGCAGATTCACGGTTACGGAAAGTGATAATGTCAAGTGTTGTGCGTGAATTCGAAGATGCAAGCCGTAGTAGTGTCAAGGGTGAAGTTGCAGGAGTTAGTCGAGTGGTCCTAGGGGGACTCTTAGGCTAG